In one window of Methanococcoides methylutens DNA:
- a CDS encoding elongation factor 1-beta, with protein sequence MGEVAATIKIMPEGVDTDLDDLKNKLEAVLPEGSSMFGSEIEPVAFGLKALKVVILVGDLEGGTESVEEAFATVPGVESVQVTELGRPV encoded by the coding sequence ATGGGAGAAGTAGCAGCAACAATAAAGATCATGCCAGAAGGTGTCGACACCGACCTGGATGACCTTAAGAACAAACTCGAAGCAGTATTGCCAGAAGGCTCATCAATGTTTGGTTCAGAGATCGAACCTGTTGCTTTTGGTCTGAAAGCACTCAAGGTAGTAATCCTTGTAGGCGACCTTGAAGGCGGCACCGAATCCGTTGAAGAGGCTTTTGCAACAGTTCCTGGCGTAGAAAGCGTACAGGTTACTGAATTAGGCAGACCTGTATAA
- a CDS encoding HepT-like ribonuclease domain-containing protein encodes MIRSSVDHLEDIRSAIDDILTFVEGYTYEHFEDDKKTQYAVIRALEVIGEASKNVSSDVRSQYPSVPWREMASMRDRLIHAYFGVDTRIVWDTIQQDLLSLGTSISSILDDLD; translated from the coding sequence ATGATCCGCAGTAGTGTTGATCACCTTGAGGATATTCGGAGTGCTATTGATGATATCCTGACCTTTGTGGAGGGATATACCTATGAACATTTTGAAGATGACAAAAAGACCCAGTATGCTGTTATAAGAGCTCTGGAAGTGATTGGTGAAGCTTCCAAGAACGTATCTTCCGATGTAAGGTCACAGTATCCTTCCGTTCCATGGAGGGAGATGGCATCAATGCGTGACAGGCTCATCCATGCTTATTTTGGTGTCGATACACGAATTGTATGGGACACGATACAACAGGACCTTCTATCTCTGGGCACATCCATCAGCTCGATCCTTGATGATCTGGACTGA
- a CDS encoding nucleotidyltransferase family protein: MFDPKKNEEIGTYLHKLHEMLPDLKQRYPISYMGIFGSVVRGEQTSSSDLDILVEFNGTITLLGYARLEEELSQAFGVHVDLVSKNALKPRIGRHILAEVVEA; encoded by the coding sequence ATGTTTGATCCGAAAAAGAATGAGGAAATTGGAACATATCTGCACAAATTGCATGAGATGCTCCCGGACCTTAAGCAAAGGTATCCCATCAGTTATATGGGAATCTTTGGATCTGTTGTACGGGGTGAGCAGACCTCTTCGAGTGATCTTGATATCCTTGTAGAGTTCAATGGGACCATTACATTGCTTGGCTATGCACGTCTGGAAGAAGAGCTCTCACAGGCTTTTGGCGTGCATGTGGACCTCGTATCCAAAAATGCTTTAAAACCACGCATCGGCCGGCATATTCTTGCAGAGGTGGTAGAAGCATGA